In one window of Hymenobacter nivis DNA:
- a CDS encoding IS630 family transposase has product MRAWLPDIRRGWGLKLSLSTLRRLARRAGYRWKRCRRSLKAQRDPVLFAAAQQHLHTLHQAEARGAVAVVYVDECRFSRQAPVPYAWQRRGQPPVGLPAVRGRGGHSVLGFWQAHAPHQPLEAYVREGSLTADLFVLAVNAFCHSLSGPTVLVLDNASIHKAHVVRACEAKWAAAGLTLFFLPAYSPELNHIELLWHRCKHYWVRPQDYATEQTLLQRLEHVLANVGNHYTITFA; this is encoded by the coding sequence TTGCGCGCGTGGCTTCCTGACATCCGCCGAGGCTGGGGCCTCAAGCTCAGCCTGAGCACGCTGCGCCGGCTGGCGCGCCGCGCCGGCTACCGCTGGAAGCGCTGCCGCAGGAGTCTGAAAGCGCAACGCGACCCGGTCTTGTTTGCCGCCGCCCAGCAGCACCTGCACACGTTGCACCAAGCCGAAGCCCGCGGCGCGGTGGCCGTGGTCTACGTCGATGAGTGCCGCTTCTCGCGCCAAGCCCCCGTGCCCTATGCCTGGCAACGGCGTGGGCAGCCCCCGGTGGGCCTGCCCGCCGTACGGGGGCGCGGGGGGCATTCGGTCCTGGGCTTCTGGCAGGCCCACGCCCCGCACCAGCCCCTGGAGGCCTACGTGCGGGAAGGCAGCCTGACGGCCGACTTATTTGTGCTGGCCGTCAACGCATTCTGCCACAGTCTAAGCGGCCCTACCGTGCTCGTACTCGACAATGCCTCCATTCACAAAGCGCACGTGGTGCGCGCTTGTGAAGCCAAGTGGGCAGCGGCCGGCCTGACACTCTTTTTCTTGCCCGCCTACAGCCCCGAACTCAACCACATCGAACTGCTCTGGCACCGCTGCAAGCACTATTGGGTTCGCCCCCAGGATTACGCCACGGAGCAAACCTTGCTACAACGCCTCGAACACGTGCTGGCAAACGTCGGTAATCACTACACGATTACTTTTGCATGA
- a CDS encoding glycosyltransferase — protein MPHAALAEAAARPDALPQAAAARTATPYALPDLVCFAHLHWDFVWQRPQHLLSRFAQHGRVFYVEDAFYHPDQVAPHLEIKERHNGLRVVVAHLPAGLSEAAADQIQFELLSRYFAAQGILQYVFWYYTPMALNKSRHFHPVLTVYDCMDELAAFKFAPPELRQREQELFERADLVFTGGMTIYESKREQHPDVHPFPSSIDKAHFGQARGPMAEPADQAGIAHPRVGFFGVVDERLDIELLAQLAANHPGWQFVIIGPVVKIDPASLPRPANVHYLGGKDYLELPAYLKGWDVATLLFADNESTKFISPTKTPEYLAAGNPVVSTPIRDVVRPYGDLDLVHIAADAEAFGAAIGRALTQRDDADWRQRTDDYLATISWDQTWQQMVDLMQDRLAAKAPAAKTA, from the coding sequence ATGCCCCACGCTGCTTTGGCGGAGGCTGCCGCACGCCCCGATGCGCTGCCGCAGGCCGCTGCTGCCCGAACCGCAACCCCGTACGCCCTGCCCGACCTCGTGTGTTTCGCGCACCTGCACTGGGATTTTGTGTGGCAGCGCCCCCAGCACTTGCTGTCGCGCTTTGCCCAGCACGGCCGCGTGTTTTACGTGGAAGACGCCTTTTACCACCCCGACCAGGTGGCCCCACACCTCGAAATCAAGGAGCGCCACAATGGCCTGCGCGTCGTCGTGGCCCATTTGCCGGCCGGCTTATCCGAAGCGGCGGCCGACCAAATTCAGTTTGAGCTGCTGAGCCGGTACTTCGCCGCGCAGGGCATTCTCCAGTACGTTTTCTGGTACTACACGCCCATGGCGTTGAACAAGTCGCGCCATTTCCACCCCGTGCTGACGGTGTACGACTGCATGGACGAGCTGGCGGCTTTCAAGTTTGCGCCGCCCGAGCTGCGCCAGCGCGAGCAGGAGCTATTCGAGCGCGCCGACCTCGTGTTCACGGGCGGCATGACCATCTACGAATCCAAGCGCGAGCAGCACCCCGATGTGCACCCTTTCCCCAGCAGCATCGACAAGGCCCACTTCGGCCAGGCCCGGGGCCCCATGGCCGAGCCCGCCGACCAGGCCGGCATTGCGCACCCGCGCGTCGGCTTCTTCGGCGTGGTTGACGAGCGCCTCGACATCGAACTGCTGGCTCAGCTGGCCGCCAACCACCCCGGGTGGCAATTTGTCATCATCGGGCCGGTGGTGAAAATTGACCCCGCCAGCCTGCCGCGCCCGGCCAACGTGCACTACCTGGGCGGCAAGGATTACCTGGAACTCCCGGCCTACCTAAAGGGTTGGGACGTGGCGACGCTGCTCTTCGCCGACAACGAAAGCACCAAGTTTATCTCGCCCACCAAAACCCCTGAGTACCTGGCCGCTGGCAACCCCGTGGTGAGCACGCCCATCCGCGATGTGGTGCGGCCTTACGGCGACCTCGATCTGGTACACATTGCCGCTGATGCCGAGGCCTTTGGCGCGGCCATCGGGCGGGCCCTTACCCAGCGCGACGACGCCGACTGGCGCCAGCGCACCGACGATTACCTGGCCACGATTTCGTGGGACCAGACCTGGCAGCAAATGGTGGACCTGATGCAGGACCGCCTGGCCGCCAAGGCCCCCGCCGCGAAGACGGCTTAG
- the secA gene encoding preprotein translocase subunit SecA, translating into MLDFFGKTVAKLFGSKSERDLKEIVPYVALINAEYAKLAGLTDDQLREQTQAVRNRIDERLAGIDGQIGALHQQMADVPTMEVSQKETRFEQIDVLEKQRNKDLEAVLLEVLPSAFAIVKETARRYKENGQLVVTATDFDREIATRKSNVTIQGSQAVWANKWLAGGAEITWDMVHYDVQLIGGVVLHQGKIAEMATGEGKTLVSTLPSFLNALSKRGVHLVTVNDYLAKRDSEWNAPLFEFHGLTVDCIDKHQPNTDARRAAYAADITYGTNNEFGFDYLRDNMARDPEELVQRKHHFAMVDEVDSVLIDDARTPLIISGPVPRGDVHEFYQLKPRIQRLVDEQKKLVQNYLVQARKLIAEGKDGPEEGDKNGNGGLLLLRAARGLPKSKPLIKYLSETGNRAVLLKTENFYLQDNSRQMPKADEPLFFTIDEKNNQIELTEKGIDLITAQGEDPHLFIMPDIGMEIAAIEKTPGLSAEEKLQRKDQLMQDYNEKSERVHTVNQLLKAYTLFEKDDQYILTDDGKVKIVDEQTGRVMEGRRYSDGLHQAIEAKENVRVEDATQTYATVTLQNYFRMYHKLCGMTGTAETEAGEFWEIYKLDVVVIPTNRVISRQDAHDQVYKTVREKYNAVALEIQKLVEAGRPVLVGTTSVEISELVSRMLKFKGIPHQVLNAKQNQREAEIVAGAGFPGTVTIATNMAGRGTDIKLRETSKAAGGLAIIGTERHESRRVDRQLRGRAGRQGDPGTSQFFVSLEDNLMRLFGSDRIAKLMDKMGMEEGEVIQHSMITNSIERAQKKVEENNFGTRKRLLEYDDVMNAQREVVYKRRRNALHGDRMEVDILNMIYDVAEDIAVGHKQTGDHEDFKLSVIKTFGYDTEITAGQLGALQVPQLTQKLYDEALTYFESKNEHIAANALPMVNELLSQANVYENIAVPFTDGRKHITALANLRRAQATGGHDILRGMEKVAVLGTIDTAWTQHLRQMDDLKQVVQNAVYEQKDPLLVYKFESFELFKRMIGKVNDETSTFLFHADVPVQEEAVGTNHDAEFYYEDELPQPKLTEQKESMLDSLGAGPEDMGPDAPAVVEKQAPARSQKVANRNEKVSVQYMDGRVLRDVKYKTVEQDLQTQRCVLVD; encoded by the coding sequence ATGTTAGATTTTTTCGGCAAGACCGTCGCTAAGCTATTCGGCTCCAAATCGGAGCGTGACTTGAAGGAAATCGTGCCTTACGTGGCGCTGATTAATGCCGAATATGCCAAACTGGCCGGCCTGACCGACGACCAGCTGCGTGAGCAGACTCAGGCTGTGCGCAACCGCATCGACGAGCGCCTGGCCGGCATTGACGGTCAGATTGGGGCCCTGCACCAGCAGATGGCCGACGTGCCCACTATGGAGGTTTCTCAAAAGGAAACCCGCTTCGAGCAGATTGACGTGCTGGAAAAGCAGCGCAACAAAGACCTCGAAGCCGTGCTGCTGGAGGTGCTGCCGTCGGCCTTCGCCATCGTGAAGGAAACCGCCCGCCGCTACAAGGAAAACGGCCAGCTGGTGGTTACTGCCACCGACTTCGACCGCGAAATTGCCACCCGCAAGAGCAACGTCACCATCCAGGGCAGCCAGGCGGTGTGGGCCAACAAGTGGCTGGCCGGCGGCGCCGAAATCACCTGGGACATGGTGCACTACGACGTGCAGCTCATCGGCGGCGTGGTGCTGCACCAGGGCAAAATTGCCGAAATGGCCACCGGCGAGGGCAAAACCCTGGTTTCAACGCTGCCCTCGTTCCTCAACGCGCTGTCGAAGCGCGGGGTGCATCTGGTGACGGTAAACGACTACCTGGCCAAACGCGACTCGGAGTGGAACGCGCCGTTGTTCGAGTTCCACGGCCTGACCGTGGACTGCATCGACAAGCACCAGCCCAACACCGACGCCCGCCGCGCGGCCTACGCCGCCGACATCACCTACGGCACCAACAACGAGTTTGGCTTCGACTACCTGCGCGACAACATGGCCCGCGACCCCGAGGAGCTGGTGCAGCGCAAGCACCACTTCGCCATGGTCGACGAAGTGGACTCGGTGCTAATTGACGATGCCCGCACGCCGCTCATCATCTCGGGGCCCGTACCGCGCGGCGACGTGCACGAGTTCTACCAACTCAAGCCGCGCATCCAACGCTTGGTGGACGAGCAGAAAAAGCTGGTCCAAAACTACTTAGTGCAGGCCCGCAAGCTCATCGCCGAAGGCAAGGACGGCCCCGAGGAGGGCGATAAGAACGGCAACGGCGGCCTGTTGCTGCTACGCGCTGCCCGCGGCCTGCCCAAGAGCAAGCCGCTCATCAAGTACCTCTCGGAAACTGGTAACCGCGCCGTGCTGCTGAAGACGGAAAACTTCTATTTGCAGGACAACTCGCGCCAGATGCCCAAGGCCGATGAGCCCCTGTTCTTCACCATCGACGAGAAGAACAACCAGATTGAGCTGACTGAAAAAGGCATCGACCTGATTACGGCCCAGGGCGAAGACCCGCACCTGTTTATCATGCCCGACATCGGGATGGAAATTGCCGCCATTGAGAAAACCCCCGGCCTCAGCGCCGAGGAAAAGCTCCAGCGCAAAGACCAGCTGATGCAGGATTACAATGAGAAATCGGAGCGCGTTCACACCGTAAACCAGCTGCTTAAGGCGTACACGCTGTTCGAGAAGGATGACCAGTACATCCTCACCGACGACGGCAAGGTGAAGATTGTGGACGAGCAAACCGGCCGCGTGATGGAAGGCCGCCGTTACTCCGACGGCTTGCACCAAGCCATCGAGGCCAAGGAAAACGTGCGCGTGGAAGACGCCACCCAGACCTACGCCACGGTGACGTTGCAGAACTACTTCCGCATGTACCACAAGCTGTGCGGCATGACCGGCACGGCCGAAACCGAGGCCGGCGAGTTCTGGGAAATCTACAAGCTCGACGTGGTGGTAATTCCCACTAACCGCGTCATTTCCCGCCAGGACGCCCACGACCAGGTATACAAAACGGTACGCGAGAAGTACAACGCCGTGGCCCTCGAAATCCAGAAGCTGGTGGAAGCCGGCCGGCCGGTGCTGGTGGGTACCACATCGGTGGAAATCAGTGAGTTGGTGAGCCGCATGTTGAAGTTCAAGGGCATTCCGCACCAGGTGCTGAACGCCAAGCAGAACCAGCGCGAAGCCGAAATTGTGGCCGGCGCGGGCTTCCCCGGCACCGTGACCATCGCCACCAACATGGCCGGCCGCGGCACCGACATTAAGCTGCGCGAAACCTCGAAAGCCGCCGGGGGCCTGGCCATCATCGGCACCGAGCGCCACGAGAGCCGCCGCGTGGACCGCCAGCTGCGGGGCCGCGCCGGCCGCCAGGGCGACCCGGGCACCTCGCAGTTCTTCGTGAGCCTGGAGGACAACCTCATGCGCCTGTTCGGCTCCGACCGCATCGCCAAGCTCATGGACAAGATGGGCATGGAAGAGGGCGAAGTGATTCAGCACTCGATGATTACCAACAGCATTGAGCGCGCTCAGAAGAAGGTGGAGGAGAACAACTTCGGCACCCGCAAGCGCCTGCTGGAGTACGACGACGTGATGAATGCCCAGCGCGAAGTGGTGTACAAGCGCCGCCGCAACGCCCTACACGGCGACCGGATGGAGGTGGACATCCTGAACATGATTTACGACGTGGCCGAGGACATTGCTGTGGGCCACAAGCAAACCGGCGACCACGAGGACTTTAAGCTGTCCGTCATTAAGACGTTTGGCTACGACACTGAGATTACCGCCGGCCAGCTGGGGGCCCTGCAAGTGCCGCAGCTCACCCAGAAGCTCTACGACGAGGCCCTAACTTACTTCGAGAGCAAGAACGAGCATATTGCCGCCAACGCCCTGCCGATGGTCAACGAGCTGCTCAGCCAGGCCAACGTTTACGAGAACATCGCCGTGCCCTTCACCGACGGGCGCAAGCACATTACGGCGCTGGCCAACCTGCGCCGGGCCCAGGCTACGGGCGGCCACGACATCCTGCGCGGCATGGAGAAGGTGGCCGTGCTCGGCACCATCGACACGGCCTGGACGCAGCACCTGCGCCAGATGGACGACCTGAAGCAAGTGGTGCAAAACGCCGTGTACGAGCAGAAAGACCCGCTGCTGGTGTATAAATTCGAGTCGTTTGAGCTGTTCAAGCGTATGATTGGTAAGGTGAACGACGAAACGTCGACCTTCCTGTTCCACGCCGATGTGCCGGTGCAGGAAGAAGCCGTGGGCACCAACCACGACGCCGAGTTCTACTACGAAGACGAACTGCCCCAGCCCAAGCTCACCGAGCAAAAGGAGTCGATGCTCGACTCGCTCGGCGCGGGCCCCGAGGACATGGGCCCCGACGCCCCCGCCGTGGTGGAAAAGCAGGCCCCGGCCCGCAGCCAGAAAGTGGCCAACCGCAACGAGAAAGTGAGCGTGCAGTACATGGACGGCCGCGTGCTGCGCGACGTAAAATACAAAACCGTGGAGCAGGACCTGCAAACCCAGCGCTGCGTGCTGGTGGATTAG
- a CDS encoding AAA family ATPase, with amino-acid sequence MENAIKLLRIQNFKSIKDVTLHPRRVNLIIGEPNVGKSNILEAMSLLGGMVYDKKRRFMEGMVRYEQANQLFFDNRTANTIYVETDQLICFVSADVSAAKNWFQALLLTRAALRQALGNDEHSAPAFNELRSINNFIAEFNAANQQVNLQRQDKLAQDGVLRTYFDKNGLRQIGAKAVSFFIDKSSSATRTVRPYIFAKKTLINQDYATTFLEPPSGDNLKNIIQTYEPLRREVAAIFKRTGHRLTLRMEENKMEAVKDIDGVIYSYPYSSVADTLQRLVFYLAAIESNDDAVLLFEEPEAHSFPVYVSKLGRRIVESTNNQFFIDTHSPYLITEILEDMLTDDEQVKQLAMFAVYYEDHQTKVHQLSDEEIFDIRADGIDVFYNMKRFTTGRADA; translated from the coding sequence ATGGAAAACGCCATCAAGTTGCTGCGCATCCAGAATTTCAAGTCCATCAAGGACGTGACGTTACACCCCCGGCGCGTGAATTTAATTATCGGCGAGCCGAACGTAGGCAAGTCGAATATTCTGGAAGCCATGAGCTTGCTGGGCGGGATGGTGTACGATAAAAAGCGGCGATTCATGGAAGGGATGGTGCGGTATGAGCAGGCAAATCAACTGTTTTTTGATAACCGGACCGCTAATACCATCTACGTTGAAACGGATCAGTTAATATGCTTTGTAAGTGCCGATGTATCGGCCGCCAAGAACTGGTTTCAGGCGCTGCTCCTGACGCGGGCGGCTCTCAGGCAAGCGCTGGGCAATGACGAGCATTCCGCTCCTGCTTTCAATGAGTTACGTTCCATTAATAATTTCATCGCAGAATTTAACGCGGCTAACCAACAGGTAAACCTTCAGCGCCAAGATAAATTAGCCCAGGACGGAGTTTTACGCACCTATTTTGATAAGAACGGCTTGCGTCAGATTGGTGCGAAAGCCGTCAGTTTTTTTATTGATAAAAGCAGTAGTGCCACCCGGACCGTCCGGCCTTACATATTTGCCAAAAAAACGCTTATCAACCAAGATTACGCCACCACCTTTTTGGAGCCGCCCAGCGGCGACAACCTCAAAAATATTATTCAAACTTATGAGCCCCTCCGCCGGGAGGTGGCGGCCATATTTAAGCGCACTGGTCATCGACTTACCTTGCGCATGGAGGAAAACAAAATGGAAGCCGTCAAAGACATCGACGGCGTTATCTACTCCTATCCTTACTCTAGCGTCGCTGATACGCTGCAACGCCTTGTCTTCTATCTGGCCGCCATCGAGAGCAACGACGATGCCGTGCTGCTGTTCGAGGAGCCAGAGGCGCATTCATTCCCGGTGTACGTGAGCAAATTGGGCCGGCGCATTGTGGAAAGCACGAACAACCAGTTTTTTATTGATACGCACAGCCCTTACCTTATTACCGAGATATTGGAAGACATGCTAACTGATGATGAGCAAGTCAAGCAATTGGCCATGTTCGCGGTGTATTACGAAGATCACCAGACAAAAGTGCATCAACTCAGCGACGAGGAAATATTCGACATTCGGGCTGATGGCATCGATGTATTTTACAACATGAAGCGGTTCACGACCGGCCGGGCCGATGCCTGA
- a CDS encoding GNAT family N-acetyltransferase, whose protein sequence is MAAAPTGPLVRLRALEPDDLEFLYALENDPAVWAVSDTLAPVSRHALREYLAHSTADFHEVRQLRLVVEPCAGGPAVGVVDLFGFEPLHQRAGVGIIILAGARRQGYAQLTLALLVAHARGVLHLHQLYCTVAAANRASLRLFQAAGFRRVGTRRAWLRGPVPGQWLDAVEFQLVLGPAG, encoded by the coding sequence GTGGCCGCCGCGCCCACCGGGCCCCTCGTGCGGCTGCGGGCCCTGGAGCCCGACGACCTGGAATTCCTCTATGCCCTGGAAAACGACCCCGCCGTATGGGCCGTGTCCGACACGCTGGCCCCCGTGTCGCGCCACGCGCTGCGCGAGTACCTGGCCCACTCCACCGCCGACTTCCACGAGGTACGGCAGCTGCGGCTGGTCGTTGAGCCGTGTGCTGGGGGCCCCGCCGTGGGCGTGGTCGACCTGTTCGGCTTTGAGCCGCTGCACCAGCGGGCGGGCGTGGGCATAATTATTTTGGCCGGTGCGCGCCGGCAGGGCTACGCGCAGCTCACCCTTGCGCTGCTGGTAGCCCATGCCCGCGGCGTGCTGCACCTGCACCAGCTATACTGCACCGTGGCGGCTGCTAACCGGGCCAGTCTGCGACTGTTCCAAGCGGCTGGGTTTCGGCGGGTGGGCACCCGGCGGGCGTGGCTGCGGGGCCCCGTGCCGGGCCAGTGGCTCGACGCCGTCGAGTTTCAGCTCGTGCTGGGACCCGCCGGCTGA
- a CDS encoding M20 metallopeptidase family protein, producing MIQTIQRLAAAHAADTVAVRRHLHAHPELSFEETATAAYVAAELRKLGLDPQPVAGTGLVALVEGPAGAPTVALRADMDALPIQELNNVDYKSQNPGVMHACGHDVHTASLLGAARIFVALRDAGQLPGTVKLLFQPGEERLPGGASLMIAEGVLENPAPGSVLGQHVFPQLPAGKIGLRPGRYMASTDELYLTIKGKGGHGAMPEQNLDPVLVAAHIIVAAQQIVSRRANPKLPSVLSFGKVIANGATNVIPNEVYIEGTFRTLNEEWRNEAHQHLRQLCEGLAASMGAVCELEIRRGYPYLENEPALTARTRAAAEEYLGPENVVELDQWMAAEDFAYFSQAAPACFYRLGTRAPDGRFAASVHTPTFDIDEKALAVGPGLMAWLAVRELQALAGQ from the coding sequence GTGATTCAGACAATCCAGCGCCTCGCCGCTGCCCACGCCGCCGACACCGTGGCCGTGCGCCGGCACCTGCACGCCCACCCCGAACTCTCGTTCGAGGAAACCGCCACTGCCGCCTACGTGGCCGCCGAGCTGCGCAAGCTGGGCCTCGACCCGCAGCCCGTGGCCGGCACCGGCCTGGTGGCCCTGGTGGAGGGGCCCGCCGGGGCCCCCACCGTGGCCCTGCGCGCCGACATGGACGCGCTGCCCATCCAGGAGCTGAACAATGTGGACTACAAGTCGCAGAACCCGGGCGTGATGCACGCTTGCGGCCACGACGTGCACACGGCCTCGCTGCTGGGCGCGGCGCGCATTTTTGTAGCGCTGAGGGACGCGGGCCAGCTGCCCGGCACCGTGAAGCTGCTGTTTCAGCCCGGTGAGGAGCGCCTGCCGGGCGGCGCCTCGCTGATGATTGCGGAGGGCGTGCTCGAAAACCCCGCACCTGGCAGCGTGCTCGGGCAGCACGTGTTTCCGCAGCTACCGGCTGGCAAAATCGGGCTGCGGCCCGGCCGCTATATGGCCAGCACCGATGAGCTGTACCTGACCATCAAGGGCAAGGGCGGCCACGGGGCCATGCCCGAGCAAAACCTCGACCCCGTGCTGGTGGCGGCCCACATCATCGTGGCGGCGCAGCAAATCGTGAGCCGCCGCGCCAACCCCAAGCTGCCGTCGGTGCTTTCCTTCGGGAAAGTCATTGCCAACGGGGCTACCAACGTCATTCCCAACGAGGTGTATATCGAAGGCACCTTCCGGACCCTGAACGAGGAGTGGCGCAACGAAGCTCACCAGCACCTGCGCCAGCTCTGCGAGGGCCTGGCTGCCAGCATGGGCGCGGTGTGCGAGCTGGAAATCCGACGCGGCTACCCGTATTTAGAGAACGAGCCCGCCCTCACGGCTCGCACCCGCGCCGCCGCCGAAGAATACCTGGGCCCCGAAAACGTGGTAGAACTCGACCAGTGGATGGCGGCCGAGGACTTCGCTTACTTCTCGCAGGCGGCCCCGGCCTGCTTCTACCGCCTGGGCACGCGGGCTCCCGACGGCCGCTTCGCCGCTTCGGTGCACACGCCCACGTTCGACATCGACGAAAAGGCCCTCGCCGTGGGCCCCGGCCTGATGGCCTGGTTGGCCGTGCGCGAGCTGCAAGCCCTGGCCGGGCAGTAG
- the deoC gene encoding deoxyribose-phosphate aldolase, giving the protein MNLAPYLDHTLLRPDCTAAEIRQLCQEARDHGFASACVPPCYVALAAELLEGSGVAVCTVIGFPLGYTTRLAKFREAEGALADGASELDMVLNVSALKSGETAAVQAEIEDLANLAHVQGALLKVIIETALLNDDEITVAAGLCAAAEADFVKTSTGFASRGASVADVELLRRVLPAGVRIKASGGIRTRAAALALVAAGANRLGASNSLTLLVDDENPIR; this is encoded by the coding sequence ATGAACCTTGCTCCTTACCTCGACCACACCCTGCTGCGGCCCGACTGCACGGCGGCCGAAATCCGGCAGCTGTGCCAGGAGGCCCGCGACCACGGCTTCGCCAGCGCCTGTGTGCCGCCCTGCTACGTGGCCCTGGCCGCCGAACTGCTGGAGGGGAGCGGTGTGGCCGTGTGCACGGTTATCGGCTTCCCGCTGGGGTATACGACGCGCCTGGCCAAGTTTCGCGAGGCGGAAGGGGCCCTGGCTGACGGGGCCAGCGAGCTGGACATGGTGCTGAACGTGTCGGCCCTGAAATCGGGCGAGACGGCCGCCGTGCAGGCCGAAATTGAGGACCTGGCCAATCTGGCGCATGTGCAGGGGGCCCTGCTGAAGGTTATCATCGAAACGGCGCTGCTCAACGATGACGAAATAACCGTGGCCGCGGGCCTGTGCGCCGCCGCCGAAGCCGACTTTGTGAAAACCTCAACCGGCTTTGCCAGCCGGGGCGCGTCAGTGGCCGACGTGGAACTGCTGCGCCGGGTGTTGCCGGCCGGCGTCCGCATTAAGGCCTCGGGCGGCATCCGCACGCGGGCGGCGGCGCTGGCGCTGGTGGCCGCCGGGGCCAACCGCCTGGGGGCCTCGAACAGCTTGACTTTGCTCGTGGATGATGAAAACCCGATTCGTTAA
- a CDS encoding helix-turn-helix domain-containing protein, translating into MRRRAQVILGHHRGATVQQLATLFAVGYNTVGIWLRRWQELGLAGLAEGQRSGRPPKLPPAVKKSSDLAGYGHPAIARVAS; encoded by the coding sequence ATGCGGCGGCGTGCCCAAGTTATTTTGGGACACCACCGCGGGGCGACCGTTCAGCAATTGGCCACTTTGTTTGCCGTGGGCTATAATACGGTCGGTATCTGGCTGCGCCGCTGGCAGGAGCTGGGCTTGGCCGGGCTGGCCGAGGGCCAGCGGTCGGGCCGCCCGCCGAAACTCCCACCAGCAGTAAAAAAAAGTAGCGACCTGGCTGGGTACGGCCACCCAGCAATTGCGCGCGTGGCTTCCTGA
- the glf gene encoding UDP-galactopyranose mutase, with protein MFDYLIVGAGFAGSVLAERLATRSNKKVLVIDKRNHIGGNAYDHYNEDGILIHKYGPHIFHTNSKDVFDYLGNFTDWRPYEHRVLASVDGQFVPMPINLDTINLLYGLKLNSFELDQFFESVAEDVPVIKTSEDVVVSKVGRELYNKFFKNYTNKQWGLDPSQLDKSVTSRVPTRTNRDDRYFTDTFQAMPLHGYTRMFEKMLDHPNIKVMLNTDYHEIMDFIPFKEMIFTGPVDEYFDFQFGKLPYRSLEFKHETLSKEKHLVAPVVNYPNEHAYTRITEFKALTGQEHSKTAIVYEYPQAEGDPYYPVPQPENAELYNKYKKLAEETPNVHFVGRLATYKYYNMDQVVAQALTLYKRLTEKEEAAKPARPAISGSTALVDKLVSRAPKA; from the coding sequence ATGTTTGACTATCTCATTGTAGGGGCCGGATTTGCCGGTAGCGTGCTGGCCGAGCGGCTGGCCACCCGCAGCAACAAAAAAGTGCTCGTCATTGATAAGCGCAACCACATCGGCGGCAACGCCTACGACCACTACAACGAGGATGGCATCCTGATCCACAAGTACGGCCCCCACATTTTCCACACCAACTCCAAGGATGTGTTCGATTACTTGGGCAACTTCACTGATTGGCGTCCCTATGAGCACCGCGTGCTCGCCTCGGTGGACGGCCAGTTCGTGCCGATGCCCATCAACCTGGACACCATCAACTTGCTATACGGCCTGAAGCTGAATAGCTTCGAGTTGGACCAGTTCTTCGAGTCGGTGGCTGAGGATGTGCCGGTTATCAAAACGTCGGAGGACGTGGTGGTGAGCAAGGTAGGCCGCGAGCTGTACAACAAGTTCTTCAAGAACTACACCAACAAGCAGTGGGGCCTCGATCCGTCGCAGCTCGATAAGTCGGTGACCAGCCGCGTGCCCACCCGCACCAACCGCGACGACCGCTACTTCACCGATACCTTTCAGGCCATGCCGTTGCACGGTTACACCCGGATGTTCGAGAAGATGCTCGACCACCCGAATATCAAGGTGATGCTGAACACCGACTACCACGAAATCATGGACTTCATTCCATTCAAGGAGATGATTTTCACGGGCCCCGTGGACGAGTATTTTGATTTCCAGTTTGGCAAGCTGCCCTACCGCTCGCTCGAATTCAAGCACGAAACCCTGAGCAAGGAGAAGCACCTAGTGGCTCCTGTGGTGAACTACCCCAACGAGCACGCCTACACCCGCATCACCGAGTTCAAGGCCCTCACCGGCCAGGAGCACAGCAAAACGGCCATCGTGTACGAGTACCCACAGGCCGAGGGCGACCCTTACTACCCCGTGCCCCAGCCCGAAAACGCCGAATTGTACAATAAGTACAAAAAGCTGGCCGAAGAAACCCCCAACGTACACTTTGTGGGCCGCCTCGCCACCTATAAATACTACAACATGGACCAGGTGGTGGCCCAAGCCCTGACGCTGTACAAGCGCCTGACTGAGAAGGAGGAAGCCGCTAAGCCCGCCCGCCCCGCCATTTCGGGCAGCACCGCCCTGGTGGACAAGCTGGTAAGCCGCGCGCCCAAAGCCTAG